One Numenius arquata chromosome 9, bNumArq3.hap1.1, whole genome shotgun sequence DNA window includes the following coding sequences:
- the SNX17 gene encoding sorting nexin-17 isoform X2, producing MHFSIPETETRAGDGGAAYVAYNIHVNGVLHCRLRKEYGANVVPAFPPKKIFTLTPAEVEQRREQLEKYMQAVRQDPTLGGSETFNSFLRKAQQETQQIPTEEVVLEVLLSNGQKVKVTILTSDQTEDVLEAVASKLDLPDDLVGYFSLFLVRETKDGAFSFVRKLQEFELPYVSVTSLHNPEFRIILRKSYWDSSYDDDVMEHRVGLNLLYAQTVSDIEHGWILVNKEQHRQLKSLQEKVSKKEFIRLAQTLKYYGYLKFDPCVTDFPEKGCHVVVSAGNNELNFQVRLPNEQIKEGSFKVTRMRCWRVTSSVPMSNGPSGSSPGKSEVKLELAFEYLMSKDRLQWVTITSPQAIMLSICLQSMVDELMVKKSGGSIRKMFRRRVNGALRRSDSQQAVKSPPLLDSPDASREPIAKLSSKLTSVSLRGISHSSSANDVGANDFHGNYAFEGIGDEDL from the exons atgCACTTCTCCATCCCCGAGACCGAGACCCGCGCCGGCGACGGCGGCGCCGCCTACGtg GCCTACAACATCCACGTGAACGGGGTGCTGCACTGCCGC TTAAGGAAAGAGTATGGCGCTAACGTGGTCCCAGCCTTCCCCCCAAAGAAGATCTTCACGCTCACCCCGGCAGAGGTAGAGCAGCGACGGGAGCAGCTGGAGAAATACATGCAGGCTG TGCGGCAGGACCCAACGCTGGGAGGCAGCGAGACCTTCAACAGCTTCCTGCGCAAGGCCCAGCAG GAAACGCAGCAGATACCCACGGAGGAGGTGGTGCTGGAAGTGCTGCTCTCCAATGGCCAGAAGGTCAAGGTCACCATCCTCACCTCGGACCAGACAGAGGATGTCCTTGAG GCTGTGGCCTCCAAGCTGGATCTGCCGGATGACCTGGTCGGCTACTTCAGCCTCTTCCTGGTGAGGGAGACCAAGGACGGAGCTTTCTCCT TCGTGCGGAAGCTGCAGGAGTTCGAGCTGCCGTACGTGTCCGTCACCAGCCTGCACAACCCCGAGTTCAGGATCATCCTGCGCAAGAG CTACTGGGACTCCTCCTACGATGACGATGTCATGGAGCATCGCGTGGGGCTGAACTTGCTGTACGCGCAG ACGGTGTCGGACATCGAGCATGGATGGATCCTTGTCAACAAGGAACAGCACCGGCAGCTGAAGTCCCTGCAGGAAAAAGTCTCCAAGAAGGAG TTCATCCGCCTGGCGCAGACCCTCAAGTACTACGGCTATCTCAAGTTCGACCCCTGCGTCACCGACTTCCCGGAGAAGGGGTGCCACGTCGTCGTCAGCGCCGGCAACAACGAGCTCAACTTCCAGGTGCGGCTGCCGAACGAGCAGATCAAGGAAGGCAGCTTCAAGGTCACGCGCATGCGGTGCTGGCGGGTCACGTCCTCG GTGCCGATGAGCAACGGTCCCTCAGGGAGCAGCCCGGGCAAGTCGGAGGTGAAGCTGGAGTTGGCTTTTGAGTATCTAATGAGCAAGGACCGGCTGCAGTGGGTCACCATCACCAGTCCGCAG GCCATCATGCTGAGCATCTGCCTGCAGTCCATGGTGGACGAGCTGATGGTGAAAAAGTCTGGAGGCAGCATCCGCAAG ATGTTTCGCCGGCGGGTGAACGGGGCCCTGCGGCGCTCGGACAGCCAGCAAGCTGTGAAATCGCCCCCACTGCTG GACTCGCCTGACGCCTCCCGGGAGCCGATCGCCAAACTCTCG AGCAAGCTCACCTCCGTCAGCCTGCGAGGGATCAGCCACTCCAGCTCTGCTAACGATGTGGGCGCTAACGACTTCCACGGCAATTATGCCTTCGAGGGCATTGGTGATGAAGATCTGTAG
- the SNX17 gene encoding sorting nexin-17 isoform X1 yields the protein MHFSIPETETRAGDGGAAYVAYNIHVNGVLHCRVRYSQLLGLHEQLRKEYGANVVPAFPPKKIFTLTPAEVEQRREQLEKYMQAVRQDPTLGGSETFNSFLRKAQQETQQIPTEEVVLEVLLSNGQKVKVTILTSDQTEDVLEAVASKLDLPDDLVGYFSLFLVRETKDGAFSFVRKLQEFELPYVSVTSLHNPEFRIILRKSYWDSSYDDDVMEHRVGLNLLYAQTVSDIEHGWILVNKEQHRQLKSLQEKVSKKEFIRLAQTLKYYGYLKFDPCVTDFPEKGCHVVVSAGNNELNFQVRLPNEQIKEGSFKVTRMRCWRVTSSVPMSNGPSGSSPGKSEVKLELAFEYLMSKDRLQWVTITSPQAIMLSICLQSMVDELMVKKSGGSIRKMFRRRVNGALRRSDSQQAVKSPPLLDSPDASREPIAKLSSKLTSVSLRGISHSSSANDVGANDFHGNYAFEGIGDEDL from the exons atgCACTTCTCCATCCCCGAGACCGAGACCCGCGCCGGCGACGGCGGCGCCGCCTACGtg GCCTACAACATCCACGTGAACGGGGTGCTGCACTGCCGCGTGCGCTACAGCCAGCTCCTGGGGCTGCACGAGCAG TTAAGGAAAGAGTATGGCGCTAACGTGGTCCCAGCCTTCCCCCCAAAGAAGATCTTCACGCTCACCCCGGCAGAGGTAGAGCAGCGACGGGAGCAGCTGGAGAAATACATGCAGGCTG TGCGGCAGGACCCAACGCTGGGAGGCAGCGAGACCTTCAACAGCTTCCTGCGCAAGGCCCAGCAG GAAACGCAGCAGATACCCACGGAGGAGGTGGTGCTGGAAGTGCTGCTCTCCAATGGCCAGAAGGTCAAGGTCACCATCCTCACCTCGGACCAGACAGAGGATGTCCTTGAG GCTGTGGCCTCCAAGCTGGATCTGCCGGATGACCTGGTCGGCTACTTCAGCCTCTTCCTGGTGAGGGAGACCAAGGACGGAGCTTTCTCCT TCGTGCGGAAGCTGCAGGAGTTCGAGCTGCCGTACGTGTCCGTCACCAGCCTGCACAACCCCGAGTTCAGGATCATCCTGCGCAAGAG CTACTGGGACTCCTCCTACGATGACGATGTCATGGAGCATCGCGTGGGGCTGAACTTGCTGTACGCGCAG ACGGTGTCGGACATCGAGCATGGATGGATCCTTGTCAACAAGGAACAGCACCGGCAGCTGAAGTCCCTGCAGGAAAAAGTCTCCAAGAAGGAG TTCATCCGCCTGGCGCAGACCCTCAAGTACTACGGCTATCTCAAGTTCGACCCCTGCGTCACCGACTTCCCGGAGAAGGGGTGCCACGTCGTCGTCAGCGCCGGCAACAACGAGCTCAACTTCCAGGTGCGGCTGCCGAACGAGCAGATCAAGGAAGGCAGCTTCAAGGTCACGCGCATGCGGTGCTGGCGGGTCACGTCCTCG GTGCCGATGAGCAACGGTCCCTCAGGGAGCAGCCCGGGCAAGTCGGAGGTGAAGCTGGAGTTGGCTTTTGAGTATCTAATGAGCAAGGACCGGCTGCAGTGGGTCACCATCACCAGTCCGCAG GCCATCATGCTGAGCATCTGCCTGCAGTCCATGGTGGACGAGCTGATGGTGAAAAAGTCTGGAGGCAGCATCCGCAAG ATGTTTCGCCGGCGGGTGAACGGGGCCCTGCGGCGCTCGGACAGCCAGCAAGCTGTGAAATCGCCCCCACTGCTG GACTCGCCTGACGCCTCCCGGGAGCCGATCGCCAAACTCTCG AGCAAGCTCACCTCCGTCAGCCTGCGAGGGATCAGCCACTCCAGCTCTGCTAACGATGTGGGCGCTAACGACTTCCACGGCAATTATGCCTTCGAGGGCATTGGTGATGAAGATCTGTAG
- the SNX17 gene encoding sorting nexin-17 isoform X3, whose product MHFSIPETETRAGDGGAAYVLRKEYGANVVPAFPPKKIFTLTPAEVEQRREQLEKYMQAVRQDPTLGGSETFNSFLRKAQQETQQIPTEEVVLEVLLSNGQKVKVTILTSDQTEDVLEAVASKLDLPDDLVGYFSLFLVRETKDGAFSFVRKLQEFELPYVSVTSLHNPEFRIILRKSYWDSSYDDDVMEHRVGLNLLYAQTVSDIEHGWILVNKEQHRQLKSLQEKVSKKEFIRLAQTLKYYGYLKFDPCVTDFPEKGCHVVVSAGNNELNFQVRLPNEQIKEGSFKVTRMRCWRVTSSVPMSNGPSGSSPGKSEVKLELAFEYLMSKDRLQWVTITSPQAIMLSICLQSMVDELMVKKSGGSIRKMFRRRVNGALRRSDSQQAVKSPPLLDSPDASREPIAKLSSKLTSVSLRGISHSSSANDVGANDFHGNYAFEGIGDEDL is encoded by the exons atgCACTTCTCCATCCCCGAGACCGAGACCCGCGCCGGCGACGGCGGCGCCGCCTACGtg TTAAGGAAAGAGTATGGCGCTAACGTGGTCCCAGCCTTCCCCCCAAAGAAGATCTTCACGCTCACCCCGGCAGAGGTAGAGCAGCGACGGGAGCAGCTGGAGAAATACATGCAGGCTG TGCGGCAGGACCCAACGCTGGGAGGCAGCGAGACCTTCAACAGCTTCCTGCGCAAGGCCCAGCAG GAAACGCAGCAGATACCCACGGAGGAGGTGGTGCTGGAAGTGCTGCTCTCCAATGGCCAGAAGGTCAAGGTCACCATCCTCACCTCGGACCAGACAGAGGATGTCCTTGAG GCTGTGGCCTCCAAGCTGGATCTGCCGGATGACCTGGTCGGCTACTTCAGCCTCTTCCTGGTGAGGGAGACCAAGGACGGAGCTTTCTCCT TCGTGCGGAAGCTGCAGGAGTTCGAGCTGCCGTACGTGTCCGTCACCAGCCTGCACAACCCCGAGTTCAGGATCATCCTGCGCAAGAG CTACTGGGACTCCTCCTACGATGACGATGTCATGGAGCATCGCGTGGGGCTGAACTTGCTGTACGCGCAG ACGGTGTCGGACATCGAGCATGGATGGATCCTTGTCAACAAGGAACAGCACCGGCAGCTGAAGTCCCTGCAGGAAAAAGTCTCCAAGAAGGAG TTCATCCGCCTGGCGCAGACCCTCAAGTACTACGGCTATCTCAAGTTCGACCCCTGCGTCACCGACTTCCCGGAGAAGGGGTGCCACGTCGTCGTCAGCGCCGGCAACAACGAGCTCAACTTCCAGGTGCGGCTGCCGAACGAGCAGATCAAGGAAGGCAGCTTCAAGGTCACGCGCATGCGGTGCTGGCGGGTCACGTCCTCG GTGCCGATGAGCAACGGTCCCTCAGGGAGCAGCCCGGGCAAGTCGGAGGTGAAGCTGGAGTTGGCTTTTGAGTATCTAATGAGCAAGGACCGGCTGCAGTGGGTCACCATCACCAGTCCGCAG GCCATCATGCTGAGCATCTGCCTGCAGTCCATGGTGGACGAGCTGATGGTGAAAAAGTCTGGAGGCAGCATCCGCAAG ATGTTTCGCCGGCGGGTGAACGGGGCCCTGCGGCGCTCGGACAGCCAGCAAGCTGTGAAATCGCCCCCACTGCTG GACTCGCCTGACGCCTCCCGGGAGCCGATCGCCAAACTCTCG AGCAAGCTCACCTCCGTCAGCCTGCGAGGGATCAGCCACTCCAGCTCTGCTAACGATGTGGGCGCTAACGACTTCCACGGCAATTATGCCTTCGAGGGCATTGGTGATGAAGATCTGTAG